The genomic interval ATCTTCATCTTCAACGCCATGTCCCGAATCTTGAGATGCTCGATATTGTGACCCCTCATATTGTGATCCCTGATATTGAGATCCCTGATTTGGATATCCCTGATATTGAGATCCCTCATATTGAGATCCTTCTCCTTGTTCTCCAACTTCGGATGTTTGTGCCCTTTCTTTGTAAATTCGTCTTTTTTCACTTTGAATGTACTTATGAAACTCTGGATCGGATATAGAATTCAAATCCGTGAATAAAATTTTTTCGTCAGCCTTTCTTCTGTGACGTTCATTTCTATCCTTGTTACTCTTTTCAATAACTTTAATGAGTTCTTTATTTTGTTCCATTAGTTTGTTGAATTGATCATTacctaattattttttctttgctTTTTTTACACCACATGGTCTTTCTGTTGGATAAGTATTCATTTCCTCATTATTCATGTTTAGATCAAATGAACTCATACCAGTGGATGCCGATGTTGGAGACTCAAAATTGTGAGATGATGATTTCGATGAAGTGAAACTAGGACCTTCGTGTTGGAATCTACGTGGTGCATTGATGTTTTCATCATTTGAAAACTTTTGAATACCTTTGAGGATGTGCCACACATGATCAAATTTAAAGCCTTTATCGTACTTTTTATCTTGGGCTAATAACATCTTCGCTTGAATTAACTGTTGCAATATAAATTAAGTAATAACGttaatgaaaattgaaaaataagatagtaataataaataaattataataacaaaCACTTACAATGTCTTCTGCTGAAGCACCACttggatttttattttcaatttggttGATACATGCCCTTAATTTTGCACATGCACTATTAATAGTAGACATTCGAGTTTACAAAGATCTTACTGGTCGAGGTTTATTACTAAATTTTCCATCTTTGTGGTACTCTGATTGAACTCTTGCCCAAAAATTATTACCTGATTGGTTTCTTCCTACGATTGGATCTTGAGAAATGTCAACATAGACATGACACAAGTGCACATCTTCCTCTACTGAGTAAGAAGAACCGCGAATGGATGgcatttttgaagaaaatataGCTATTTAGGAAATATGTTGAAGAGATGTGATCAAATTGAATGAGAAGTGTGAGATTATATAGGAAAGGAAAATACATTGCAACGGTTGAGATCGTGGTGAAATGATATCAGCGGCCAAGATTAAACTGTGAGATTTCTTGTCTTTTAATTTTGGAATCAGAAGATAAGGATGTGATGTGACAACACACTGCAACGGTTGAGATCGTGGTCAAATAATTTCAGCGGCCAAGATTAAATCACTAGAtttcttatcttttaattttggaATCAGAAGATAAGGTTGTGATGTGACAACACACTGCAACGGTTGAGATCGTGGTGAAATAATTTCAGCGGCCAAGATTAAATCACTAGAtttcttatcttttaattttggaATCAGAAGATAAGGTTGTGATATGACAACACACTGCAACGGTTGAGATCGTGGTGAAATAATTTCAGCGGCCAAGATTAAACTGTGAGATTTTTTGTCTTGTAATTTTGGAATCAGAAGATAATAATGTGATGTGACAACACACTGCAACGGTTGAGATCGTGGTCAAATAATTTCAGCGGCCAAGATTAAATCACTAGAtttcttatcttttaattttggaATCAGAAGATAAGGTTATGATGTGACAACACACTGCAACGGTTGAGATCGTGGTCATATAATTTCAGCGGCCAAGATTAAACTGTGAGATTTTTTGTCTTGTAATTTTGGAATCAGAAGATAAGGATGTGATGTGACAACACACTGCAACGGTTGAGATCGTGGTCAAATAATTTCAGCGGCCAAGATTAAATCACTAGAtttcttatcttttaattttggaATCAGAAGATAAGGTTGTGATGTGACAACACAATGCAACGGTTGAGATCGTGGTGAAATAATTTCAGCGGCCAAGATTAAATCACTAGAtttcttatcttttaattttggaATCAGAAGATAAGAATGtttacactataaaatatgGATATGATACATGATATGAGGCACaccaaaaatatatacaatttaactttgaaaaaaatatgaattcttaTCCTGGTAGTTCATCGTATTTATCATCATCGTCTTCTTCAGATGATGAATATTATGATGATATAGAAATGCAAGTGGTAGGTCAAATCACTGCTAACAATAATTTTTGTATCGCTCAACACCAACAAAATCAAAGCTCACGTCGAGGCTCGATTCCTGGTCATATAGTTATTAACCGTGACCGGGAAAATGCTGATCGTAATCTTTTCAACGACTATTTTGCAGAGAATTCTCGATTTACCGATTTGATGTTTCGCCGAAGATTTCGAATGGGTCGTCCTTTATTCCTTCGTATTTTGGATGCTATACAAAGACATGACAATTACTTTCTCCAGCGAAGGGATAGAATGGGAAAACTCGGGTTATCAGGCTTGCAAAAAGTTACAGCTGTATTTCGTATGCTAGCATATGGTATGCCGGCAGATGCTACCGATGAATACATCAAAATAGGAGAATCTACAACTTTAGAAAGCTTGAAGCGATTTTGTCGTGCTGTTGTTGAGGTGTTTGGAGCCCACTATCTCCGATCACCCAACGCTCATGATGTTGCAAGACTACTCCACATTGGTGAACGTCGAGGTTTTCCAGGAATGTTGGGAAGTTTGGATTGTATGCATTGGAAATGGAAAAATTGTCCAACTGCTTGGGGAGGACAATATGCCGGTCGTAGTGGGTCCCCGACTATTATTCTTGAAGCAGTAGCTGACTATGATCTCTAGATATGGCATGCATATTTTGGCTTACCAGGATCTAATAATGACATTAATGTGTTAGAGGCATCCCATCTTTTTGCTAATCTGGCTGAAGGTATTGCTCCACCCGCTAATTATGTTATTAAaggaaaagagtacaatatgaGTTATTATTTAGCCGATGGTATATATCCAAAATGGTCCACTCTTGTTCAAAATATCCATGATCCACGTGGTCCAAAAAAGAAACTATTTGCAATGAAACAAGAAGCATGTAGAAAAGATGTTGAACGTGCATTTGGAGTATTGCAATCTAGATTTGCAATTATTGCTGGACCGACATGTCTTTGGAATAAAACGGTTTTACATGATATAATGACTTCATGTATTATTATGCATAATATGATAATAGAAGATGAACGTGATCTAAATGCACCAATTGAAGAGCGTGTCGAAGTGTCAAGTCCAGAAATTGAGATGGTAGAAGATGATAATGCTCGGTTTCAAGAATTTCTTGCCagacatagaaaaattaaagataaagATGCTCACATTGAGCTTCGAAATGCATTAATCGAACACTTGTGGGACGAATATGGTAActcacaaaattaatataatttaattaattttaagtgtGTGTTTcaagtttaatttaatttaatgtaatttttttgtcatgAATGTAATGTTTGTTCTCTAGTAATGTGATATTTATGTTATTGcaatatgatattttaatttatcgaATTTCGTCGATTTTACAGTATTATTGTCTTTAATCACATTAGtaagtttatttaaatataacaattgtggtaatttttgttaattaatatgatattatttttttaatttattaaaaaattaatataataataaggaatattttttttagtgtaatttttggtgttgtggttggagtaaaaataatttttgataccAAATTTGGTGATAGTGTAACACCAAATTTAGCACCAAAATCTTAGTCTTAATTagcaaaaagaaaaaccatGATTACAAAcattgattttattatttttttttactctttttaaataaaaccaacaagaaaaaaaagataaaggaAAAAGCAAGAGGAATTGATTTGAGTTGGGAGAGAAATTATTGTTTGTGCAAAGAAAGGGCAATAGAGTAGATAGGTACTTCCGTAATTCTAACAAAATCATCAtataattggaaaaataaaggtGGTGGGTCAATCGTGCCGTGtgcgtgagagagagagagagagttattAAGGTGAATGAATGAAGATATTTAATCCCAGCCGTTGATTTTCCCAAAAGTTTTGTTATGCTTTGCTGTTTCAAGAATCAAATGTTTATGTTTAGAGCTATGTCTCTCTCAATCTAATCTCATCTCTGGTCTTTCTTCAATCTTGACCATATTATAGACTTCCTGTTCACACTTCTCACACGtgtattatagttatttattcCACTACATACCACATAATTAATCCACTAAATCTACATAAAAATTACCCATAATGATCACGATATTTTTTAACCCatcatatttattattattattaaaaaaaagtttatacGAAATGATTCCCTTTTGTCGAAATACAAGCATTCACACAATGGTAAAAATGGTGAGAAATAGTTTGATTTTGGTCCACCTATTTGTAATaaggtaataatacttaatatatatattttttttatcgttttgtttattgtgtttttaaaacataataaaagaaatgaaaacaaaaagatacacataatttttttagagtTTCTTTCTAATCTTCATCGCCATAAATAATTGATACACCAAATATCAAAAGTCAAAATCAGTGAacaaaataaatacacaaaaaattgtAGTACAAACcaaatttaattacaaaaatgtgGATAATACCATttaacaaacaaaattaaaaaagaaaaattacaaggaCATTTATCTTATTACAAATATGTTTGACCAAAATTAAACCTGTGAGACtattttttactgtttttaccAAACATAGaggctttttttctttttctttttctttttataatcgAAAAAGTAGtctattttgtattttaacaaaatagttgagatcatttttgtATGAACCCTCCAAAaagttaatataaataaaagtttttcttaaagaaaaaaaaaaactaaagccATATTAACTTAATTTTGTTGGAATGTCAATATAGCCTCTCTCTAGTCTCCTAATCTAATTATTCAATTAAAGTGCAAATaaatgtgaattttttttttttggaaaaagtaaataaatataaaacttaAAGAACCAGAGTGTAGTCCTTTcaataaaaaggaaaagaaaaaatagagtGTAGTGTCGAGAGTTTTATCACAAGCAAGCACGTTAAAATAGCTTGGTTGGTCCTctcaaactcaaaataaataaaataaaatggctTGGTTGGGTAAACAAAGCTTTACCACGTGTCAAGAAATGAATGGTTGAAGGTTTACTAGGTGCATGGTGCCACGTGGATAGAAACTATAATGAATCACATGTGGCACTATAATTATGGATGCTTGAGTAGTAGTATGActtgattttagttaataataactagggttatttgcggcaaaaccccctaaAGTAAAGAGGTTTTTACAACTAACCCctaattctaaaatttttgcGGTAAAACTCCCTAAACTCAAGTTCTGTTAGCACTTAGCCCTTTCCGTCCATTTTTCTCTGTTAAATGCCATGGtggaatgtccacgtgtacacagtgtacacgtggcacaattttattggtccacgctataaatatttaaaattaaaataaaaaaattaattattttaaaataaaaaaaaaataaaaatatctttaaaaattaaaaaaaaaattaaattttatattattttttttttctttctcttttctttctttctttcttcttcttcttcttcttcttcttctatcctCTGCCTCTTTCCTTCTAACCCTAGCCGACTCCCAAAATCAGCCCCATCATTTTCATTCATGGCTCCTTCTTCCCTCTCATCTCTCCTTCAGTTTCACTctcactctcttttctcttcccaCACTCCTAACCCTAAATTCACTCACAATCACACCCTCAGTCACACCCTCACCCTCCCTTCTCACACCTCCCCACGTACCCTGACATTCTGCTCTATTTCCAACCCCAACCCATTCCCAACCCTCGGCAGTCATCGCCTTCACCGTCACCATTGCCTCCGCCGCGACCTGTAAGAAAGTCTCTTGCTGTCGCCACTGGGGAGCTCTTCTTGAAATTGGCTTCGCGCCTCATTAACAAGCCCAGCCGTGGCCCAAATGGCGAGGAGCTGGCCTCGGTTGCTATGTTCGAAAACTATGGCAGTGTGGCTCGGAGTAAGAAGGAGAGGATTGGGGTGGTCATTGAGGATGATATTGAGCCTGATGTTGTGTGGGAGCAGAACGTGATGGACCTCATGGGGAGTCAACGAGGGCTTGATAGAGAGAGaacgagaagaagaagaagaagaagaagaagaagaagaagaagaagaaggcagCTTGACAGAGAGAGAGAACGAGAAGAAGAGTGGGAATGGGTTAGGGttattagggttttttttaatttttaattttttaatttgtaaagaaaaatattttttgatttttttatttttaaataattaattttttttattttttaaatatttatttacgtggaccaataaaattgtgccacgtgtacactatgtacacgtggacattccaCCATGGCATTTAACAGAGAAAAATGGACGGAAAGGGCTAAGTGCTAACAGAACTTGAGTTTAGGGAGTTTTACCgcaaaaattttagaattgggggtTAGTTGTAAAAACCTCTTTACTttagggggttttgccgcaaataaccctaataactaataagtgTTTCTTTAATAGAAGGGTATCCTCTGTCCTAAGTTGTCTCGTTTACTGTCTCCCTTGTTGTTTTGAGACCAGGTCACGTCTCTattaacttgaaaaagctttgtttgtaaataaatctttaaaatcttacaataaataataaactaaaaaaaaaagaacaattatttgaaaaatatacagTATGCTAAAATATGAAAGTGTCCACATATATTTCTTGTTTGGACTAAGAAATAATTATTGCATATAGTTTCTTGTTTGGACAAAGAAAATAACTATTGCATGCTTATATAAAATTGAGGGAGACGTGgccttatataatataaaaattaaaaatataacattcaTGCCTATTGAGAGATATTGTTATTTTACCCTAATGTATGTATGGCAAGAAAAACTATTATGacagtaaataaaattattgcgACTTTTGGTGCTATtttgcttttattttattttagtttttttctttcggatccaatctaattaaataattaaaaaaataataatagaactATAGAAAACGTTACGTATTTGtctaaatgtgaaaaaaaaaaggtatagacCATATATTCTTCCCTTGGGAGAACAgaaaatatatagattaatagagagagaaagtccGGAGTCGTAAACGCGAAACGCGCCGTTTTGGTAAGCCCGTCACCACCCGCCGGCAACCTATTTCTCCGATTAAgcccttctttctttctcctcTTACCTCTCTCTGATTCTGATCCTGCGTCGTCCTCTTCCATTCAGCTGGTCTCCGATTGCTGTAAATTTTTCTCAGGTAGTATTCTCTTTCTGTATCTCTCTCTAACTccatttctctctcttcttctcaaTATTGAGGTTGCTTGCTCAGGTTTCGTTTGGTTTGGTTAGGTTAGGTTAGATTAGGTTGtggtttacttttttttttcttttggttttgttttgttCTTGAGGTTCCTAATTCGATTTAGATTTTGTTCTTTGTGCGTGTGAATTGTTGTGAAGATGTGAATGTTTAGGGCTTTTCTACCTTTTCTCGCCATTGACGACAATGTTTTATAACTCTGTTTGGGATGTTTGCATGTACGAATTCACATATGAATGTACAATCATGGAGGCATGGATTTTGACTGTAGTTTTCTGTAATTTATGATTATTAATTCTTTAAATTTGCTTAATTGAAATTCGTTTGTTCAAACTCCTTGTCTACGTTAACGATGATGCACTTGAAGCATATTATTTGCGGAATTGAAGATCCGAACTTGAGGATTTCATGTTGTTTTCTTCGTATAATTTGAGTTCTGAGTgaaattttatctttttaatgCCCAAAAGATGATGCATTTAAAACAGTTTCTTTTGCGGATTGAAGGTCCGAACGTGActtatttatgttgttttccAGCATATCATGTTAATGCataaattttactatttattaaaGTTTTTTCTGAAGTTGAAACAAGGTTAAGCTGTTGTGATCACTCACTTATCCCACACCCACCCAACTATCTATCTCATTTGAACAGTTTCTTATTTCATCTATTACTTGGTGAATCTGATTATGCTTTTTCATTTTAGCCTTCCAGGCAAACTATTCTGGATGGTGTTCGATGGCTACAGGAGTCGTACATACTTTGCTGGAAATAGCTGAAGGTgaaaagttattattattattattttgtttttttttgctctttcttcttcttgtttttGCGATTTGTGAAATTCTTCAACTTTGATTACTTTTTCTCAAGCTAAAGACAAAAGTATATCCTTCTAGTGTTATTGTAATGCTGAATTTCTTCTCTTCAgggttattatattttatttttccaaacaTATCAATTTTGTGTGTGAAAACCATATTACGAAATGTTAGCATAACAAATATGGTATCACGCCACTTGCAATTGCAATATAGAAGGGGGAATGAATGAAATTAGAGAAGGactttagcattttttttaatcctAGTGTCTACAGCATACTCAGTTATAACTAGTCAGGTACTCATAGGATGGGTTACGATGATGAAGGAAAATAAGAGTTAAATCTATCGAGTTCATTATATTATTGTGAATGAAGGGTAGGTTAGGATGGCTGGGTGTTAAAGATCTCAAGTAGTGAGATGTAGGGTGGGACAATGAACCTGGTTCGTAAGGGGAAGACGAAGAACTGTGATTTTTCTTTGTGTTGTGTAATCAACTTACTTACTGTGTGCTTTGTATTTTTACCTGTACAATTGTGAGACATGTATTAAATAGCTCACATATCTTGTATTGTATAAATGCAGAAGCTCAATGCTCAACCAACTGAATTTCTGGCCTACTAATAAAGATGAACACCTGCAAATGATACTATTATGTATGGCTCGTGGTGAGTAACTTtaacatcattttttttttaagaatattgtTCCATTTTATGGTTCTGTACAGTGTTCTTGCTTTGTATTTCAATGCAAATTTTCAGTGCTGTACATGTAAATTATTTTCTATGCCTGATCAGTGATCAGATCAACACTCAATTACAACTCTAGAGAAGGAAACCTGTTTTGGTGC from Cannabis sativa cultivar Pink pepper isolate KNU-18-1 chromosome 4, ASM2916894v1, whole genome shotgun sequence carries:
- the LOC115713194 gene encoding uncharacterized protein LOC115713194, which gives rise to MSTINSACAKLRACINQIENKNPSGASAEDILIQAKMLLAQDKKYDKGFKFDHVWHILKGIQKFSNDENINAPRRFQHEGPSFTSSKSSSHNFESPTSASTEFHKYIQSEKRRIYKERAQTSEVGEQGEGSQYEGSQYQGYPNQGSQYQGSQYEGSQYRASQDSGHGVEDEDQRSQDQGERAENDSQVYSPYYDYLGGSRNNLPHY
- the LOC115714734 gene encoding uncharacterized protein LOC115714734, which codes for MNSYPGSSSYLSSSSSSDDEYYDDIEMQVVGQITANNNFCIAQHQQNQSSRRGSIPGHIVINRDRENADRNLFNDYFAENSRFTDLMFRRRFRMGRPLFLRILDAIQRHDNYFLQRRDRMGKLGLSGLQKVTAVFRMLAYGMPADATDEYIKIGESTTLESLKRFCRAVVEVFGAHYLRSPNAHDVARLLHIGERRGFPAEGIAPPANYVIKGKEYNMSYYLADGIYPKWSTLVQNIHDPRGPKKKLFAMKQEACRKDVERAFGVLQSRFAIIAGPTCLWNKTVLHDIMTSCIIMHNMIIEDERDLNAPIEERVEVSSPEIEMVEDDNARFQEFLARHRKIKDKDAHIELRNALIEHLWDEYGNSQN